The Euryarchaeota archaeon sequence ATACCCCTATATAGAAGCGCCCACTTACTCCGTTTTCACGGTGTTAATTTGAGCAAAGTCATCGGCATCGATCTCGGCACCACGTTCTCGGCAATGGCCTATCTCTCTGGCGGCAAGTCCGAGATAGTCCACAACGTAGAGGGCCAACGCACAACGCCCTCGGTCGTCGCTTTCACAAAAGACGGGGAACTCCTCGTCGGCGCCACGGCGCGTCGGCAGGCCATCGTCAATCCGGACCGCACCGTCATGTCGATCAAGCGCAAGATGGGCACCGACCACAAGGTCCGCATAGGCGACAAGGACTACACGCCGCCCCAGATCAGCGCCTACATCCTCCAAAAACTGAAAAAGGACGCAGAAGCGTTCCTCGGCGAACCCGTGACGAAAGCCGTCATCACCGTCCCAGCCTACTTCGACGACAATCAACGGCAGGCGACCAAGGACGCGGGCCGCATCGCCGGTCTCGAGGTCCTACGCATCATCAACGAACCCACCGCCGCTTCGCTTGCGTTCGGCGCCGACAAGAAGGGCGACGAGACCATCATGGTGTTCGACTTCGGCGGCGGCACGCTCGACGTCTCCATCCTCGAGATGGGCGAAGGTGTCTTCGATGTCAAATCCACGAGCGGGGACACGTTCCTCGGGGGCGACGACATCGACCTCCGGCTCATGGACTGGGTCACCAGCGAGTTCAAGAAATCGGCGGGGATCGACCTCACAAGCGACCGTACCGCCCAGCAGCGCCTCAAGGAGACCTGCGAGAAGGCGAAGATCGAGCTTTCGACCCTCAAATCGGTTAACATCAACATCCCCTACATAGCGCAGGGCAAAGACGGCCCGAAGCACATCGACCTGGAGCTTTCAAGATCCAAGTTCGAGTCCCTCATCGACGACATCCTCCAAAGGTGCGTGCCGCCCATGGAACGGGCGATCAAGGACGCGGGGATGTCATACTCCGACCTCGACCGCATCCTGTTCGTCGGCGGTTCGACGCGCATACCCGCCGTTGGGGAATTGATCAAACGCGTCACCGGGAAGGAGGCGGACCGGAGCGTCAACCCGGACGAGGCCGTCGCCTTGGGCGCGGCCATCCAAGGAGGCGTCATCACCGGCGAAGTGAAGGACCTCGTGCTACTCGACGTGACACCCCTGTCGCTCGGGATCGAGACCCTTGGCGGGGTGCTGACGAAACTCATCGACCGCAACACAACAATCCCCGTGAAAAAGAGCAAGGTCTTCAGCACCGCCGCCGACGGCCAGACGTCCGTGGAGATCCACGTCCTCCAAGGCGAGCGGCCGATGGCCGCGGGGAACAAGAGCCTTGGCCGGTTCCACCTTGACGGGCTACCGCCGGCGCCACGCGGAATGCCGCAGATAGAGGTCGCGTTCGACATCGACGTGAACGGCATCGTCCACGTGGCCGCCAAAGACCTCGGGACCGAGCGCTCCCAGAGCATCCGGATAACGGACACCGTGAAACTCTCGGAAAGCGAGATCAAGAGGATGGAGGACGAGGCCAAGCGCTTCGAGTCGGAGGACAAGAAACGGGTGGAAGAGGTCGAGGTGCGTAACCACGCGGACGCGCTCGTCTGGTCCACGGAGAAGACGCTTAAGGAGCTCGGAGACAAGGTGCCCGTCGATGTGAAGAAGAAGGTCGAGGACGCCGCGGCCGAGTTGAGAGCCGCCCTCCAGGGAACTGACGTTTCAGAGATAAAGACCAAGACGGACAGGCTATTGACGGTCTCGCAAGAGATCGGCGCGGCCATCTACCAAGAGGCCCAACGGGCCGAAGGCGCGGGCGCGCCCTCGGGGCCCGGATCCTCCCCAAGCGGCCACGCTCACGAAGAAACCTCCCACGCCGACCCAGGGAACGCGCGGGGAGGAGGCGAGGACGCGACCACGACGACCCGCACCAAGAAGGGCAAGGGCAAGAACTCCATCGACGTGGAGTATGAAGTGTCGGACAAGGAAGGCGGCAAGGGTTAATCGTCTCCTGCGGTTTGAGGCCCCGAAATGACGACGACGCGCGACTATTACGAGGTCCTCGGCGTCGCCAAAGGTGCTTCGCCCGATGAGCTGAAGAAGGCTTACCGAAAGCTTGTGCTCCAATGGCACCCTGACAGGAACAAAACGCCCGAAGCGGCCGACCGCTTCAAAGAGATCAGCGAGGCGTACGCGGTCCTTTCCGACGGCGAGAAAAGGCGCCTCTACGACCAGTACGGCCACGCCGGGATCGATGGCCGATTCTCCGAAGAGGACATCTTCCGAGGCGCCGACTTCAGTCCGTTCCAAGACATAGGCGTCGGTGACTTCGACCGCGTCTTTCGCATGTTCTTCGGTGGCTCACCATTCGGGTTCGACGACACTGAACGGGGAGCACGCCGCGGTCGCGACATAGAACTAGAAACGGACGTCAGGCTAGAAGAAGTGCTCAAGGGGACGGAGAAGAAGGTGACCATTGCGCGCGCCGAGAACTGCGACGACTGCCACGGCACCGGTGCGGAGAATGGGACGGCGTTACGCACCTGCACATCCTGCGGCGGGACCGGGGTGTTCCGTCGTGTGCAGAGGATGGGCTTCGCCCAGTTCGCGACCCAATCCGTCTGCGGCCAATGCCGCGGCCGGGGAAAGACCGTGGAGCGCGGATGCAAGACCTGCCGCGGCCGTGGAAGCGCCCGCCACGAGCGTGTGATCACGGCCAAGGTCCCGGCCGGTGTGGAGGACGGCATGGTGCTACGTATCCGCGGCGAAGGGGAGGCGGGAGAGCCTGGCGCCCCCGCAGGCGACGTCTTCGTGCATCTTAGGATCAGAGCGGACCCGCAGTTCCTACGGGATGGACGCGACCTACGCGTCGATGCGAGGATAACAGTTGCGCAGGCCGCCCTCGGGGACACGATCGAGGTCCGGACGTTGGACAGCGTCGAGAAGGTCACGTTCGCGCCCGGGACCCAACCCGGGGACGTTTTCCGCATATCCGGCGCAGGGTTGCCCTCGGTGAACGAAAGAGGCCGCGGCGACCTCTACGTGCGCTTCGAGGTCGAGGTCCCGAAACGCCTCTCCAAGGAGGCAAGGGCGCTTTTCGAGAAGCTGGCGGACCTCGACGGCGTGGAACGGCCCAAGAACG is a genomic window containing:
- the dnaJ gene encoding molecular chaperone DnaJ; translation: MTTTRDYYEVLGVAKGASPDELKKAYRKLVLQWHPDRNKTPEAADRFKEISEAYAVLSDGEKRRLYDQYGHAGIDGRFSEEDIFRGADFSPFQDIGVGDFDRVFRMFFGGSPFGFDDTERGARRGRDIELETDVRLEEVLKGTEKKVTIARAENCDDCHGTGAENGTALRTCTSCGGTGVFRRVQRMGFAQFATQSVCGQCRGRGKTVERGCKTCRGRGSARHERVITAKVPAGVEDGMVLRIRGEGEAGEPGAPAGDVFVHLRIRADPQFLRDGRDLRVDARITVAQAALGDTIEVRTLDSVEKVTFAPGTQPGDVFRISGAGLPSVNERGRGDLYVRFEVEVPKRLSKEARALFEKLADLDGVERPKNVIDGLKDKVKRKL
- the dnaK gene encoding molecular chaperone DnaK, whose product is MSKVIGIDLGTTFSAMAYLSGGKSEIVHNVEGQRTTPSVVAFTKDGELLVGATARRQAIVNPDRTVMSIKRKMGTDHKVRIGDKDYTPPQISAYILQKLKKDAEAFLGEPVTKAVITVPAYFDDNQRQATKDAGRIAGLEVLRIINEPTAASLAFGADKKGDETIMVFDFGGGTLDVSILEMGEGVFDVKSTSGDTFLGGDDIDLRLMDWVTSEFKKSAGIDLTSDRTAQQRLKETCEKAKIELSTLKSVNINIPYIAQGKDGPKHIDLELSRSKFESLIDDILQRCVPPMERAIKDAGMSYSDLDRILFVGGSTRIPAVGELIKRVTGKEADRSVNPDEAVALGAAIQGGVITGEVKDLVLLDVTPLSLGIETLGGVLTKLIDRNTTIPVKKSKVFSTAADGQTSVEIHVLQGERPMAAGNKSLGRFHLDGLPPAPRGMPQIEVAFDIDVNGIVHVAAKDLGTERSQSIRITDTVKLSESEIKRMEDEAKRFESEDKKRVEEVEVRNHADALVWSTEKTLKELGDKVPVDVKKKVEDAAAELRAALQGTDVSEIKTKTDRLLTVSQEIGAAIYQEAQRAEGAGAPSGPGSSPSGHAHEETSHADPGNARGGGEDATTTTRTKKGKGKNSIDVEYEVSDKEGGKG